The genomic stretch AAAGCCTAAGGGGAAAACACATTTATCGTATGACCAAAAAAAACAATAAACGCCATGACCTTAACAGAAAACTCTAGCTAAGTCAAGCTATTTTCGATTTTTAATTTAGATATATTTTCCCCAAATTTGTTGCCCTTCAATGGTGAAGTGGAGCATCTAAAATTCTTTCTTGTAACTTACTATAAATGAATTCAGAGGCCAAAGCAGTATGGGATGAGTGTTTGCGTGTCATCGAAGAACACGTAAATGAACAAAGCTTTTCCACATGGTTTAAACCCATAAACCCTGTGCGTTTGGATGGTTCTGTACTCACCATTCAGGTTCCCAGCCAGTTCTTTTACGAATGGCTAGAGGATAATTACGTGCAGGTTTTAAAGCTGGCCATCAAAAACATCCTCGGTCCCAATGGGAAGCTGGAGTATGCTGTGGTAGTGGATAGGGGAAATTCCCAGAACCAACCGTACGTGGTCAGCTATCCACAAGGCAATATCAGCCCTAACAAGAAGAAAAATGAAAAACCGGTAAAAGAGGAGCGAAGAAGCCCTTTCGAAATGCAGTCGCTGGATGCACAGGCACTCCTTAACTCCAATCTAAACCCGAATTACTCTTTTAATTCATACATCGAAGGAGATTGTAACCGACTGGCACGTTCTGCAGGCTATGCTGTGGCTACCAAACCTGGGATAACCTCTTTTAATCCATTGATGATCTATGGCGGTGTTGGCCTTGGCAAGACCCACTTGATCCAGGCCATTGGCAATGAAATCAAAAATGGACCTGAGGAGAAATTTGTCCTCTATGTCTCTTCAGAGAAATTTGTCAATCAATTCATGGATTCCATCAAAGATGGAAATGTAAAAAACTTCACCAATTTTTACATGCAGGTGGATGTACTGATCATCGACGACATACAATTTTTGGCCGGTAAAGACCGGACACAGGAGATGTTCTTCCACATCTTTAATCACCTCCACCAAAGCAAAAAACAGATCATCATGACCTCCGACTGCCCTCCCAGGGACCTAAAGGGACTGGAGGAAAGGCTGCTTTCCCGTTTTAAATGGGGCCTAACGGCAGATCTGCATATGCCGGATTTTGAAACCAGGGTAGCTATTATCAAAAGAAAAATGCAGTCTGAAGGCATTTACATCCCTGATGATGTCATTGAATACCTGGCTTATACCGTGGACACCAATATCCGGGAACTGGAAGGCGTCTTAATCTCTCTGATTGCCCACGCCTCCTTAAACAGGGTGGAGATCGACCTTGGCCTGGCCAAGACGATCATGAAAAACATCGTCAAGGATATCGAAACAGAAGTTGGTATTGATTTTATCCAAAAAACCGTTTCCGACTATTATGGCATCAAACTGGATGACCTCAAAGCCAAAACAAGGAAAAAAGAAATAGTGGTGGCCAGGCAAGTGGCCATGTATTTCTCAAAAGAGTTTACCAACCATTCCTTGAAGTCCATCGGCTATCACTTCGGTGGCCGTGACCACAGCACCGTCATCCACGCTGTCCAAACGGTGAATGACCTGATGGAAACAGACACCTCTTTCAGAAATGCAATCAACGACCAACGAAAAAAATTTAAAATGAGGTCCTATTAATTGGTAGGACCTTTTACCTTTCCGGGCATCCAAACGATCTCATCCAGTTCATTTAGCGGAAACTCAAGTACTGTTTGCCCCATGGAATACGGGCCAATTTCATAGCTGTTGTAAATCAGCACGAACGCTTTACCCTCATACCCCATCGATGCAGGCAAAAAAAACTTGCCCTCCTCTAAAAAGAACCTGCCATCTTCCTCCAAACTTACCGCTGGATCCACTGCATGAAATGCCTTGAATGCTTTTTCTGCCTTCTCAAGCAATTTGGGCTTATCCAGTACGATCTCTTCGTTTTGCAATAATTGCCGCCTCTTCAGATCAAAATTTAAAAACATCACTGTATGGTTTGGATGTGCTCCACCGGTAAAGCTGCTATTGGAGAATGCCAAGGAAATGGCTTTGCTCCCATCGTAGGTCACGGTAGCTTTTGTATCAACAAACCAGGGCATGGAAGCAGCGGAAAAATCAGCAGAAAACGCCTCAAAATCCGTAAGAAAATTATCCGCAGCTACTTCCAGCTGATCTGTTTTCACCGTATCCTCTCCCCATTGCAAATACATCAGTAGCTGTTCTTTTACATGGGCATTCAGCCATCCGGGCAACATTTCCTTTTCGCCGGAAAATACCGGATATGCCATCGAAACCACCGCACAAGTACTGTCGGCACCTACACACGCTTGCCGCTTCATGGATATTTGTTCATGCGATAAAGATTCTTTTGCCGTCTCATCACGTTCTTCCTTATCCTGATCGCAGCTCACCAAAAGCGCCAATACCATGGCGATGGAATACTTATTCATATTTTATACTTTTTGAC from Echinicola soli encodes the following:
- the dnaA gene encoding chromosomal replication initiator protein DnaA codes for the protein MNSEAKAVWDECLRVIEEHVNEQSFSTWFKPINPVRLDGSVLTIQVPSQFFYEWLEDNYVQVLKLAIKNILGPNGKLEYAVVVDRGNSQNQPYVVSYPQGNISPNKKKNEKPVKEERRSPFEMQSLDAQALLNSNLNPNYSFNSYIEGDCNRLARSAGYAVATKPGITSFNPLMIYGGVGLGKTHLIQAIGNEIKNGPEEKFVLYVSSEKFVNQFMDSIKDGNVKNFTNFYMQVDVLIIDDIQFLAGKDRTQEMFFHIFNHLHQSKKQIIMTSDCPPRDLKGLEERLLSRFKWGLTADLHMPDFETRVAIIKRKMQSEGIYIPDDVIEYLAYTVDTNIRELEGVLISLIAHASLNRVEIDLGLAKTIMKNIVKDIETEVGIDFIQKTVSDYYGIKLDDLKAKTRKKEIVVARQVAMYFSKEFTNHSLKSIGYHFGGRDHSTVIHAVQTVNDLMETDTSFRNAINDQRKKFKMRSY
- a CDS encoding DUF3298 and DUF4163 domain-containing protein, whose product is MNKYSIAMVLALLVSCDQDKEERDETAKESLSHEQISMKRQACVGADSTCAVVSMAYPVFSGEKEMLPGWLNAHVKEQLLMYLQWGEDTVKTDQLEVAADNFLTDFEAFSADFSAASMPWFVDTKATVTYDGSKAISLAFSNSSFTGGAHPNHTVMFLNFDLKRRQLLQNEEIVLDKPKLLEKAEKAFKAFHAVDPAVSLEEDGRFFLEEGKFFLPASMGYEGKAFVLIYNSYEIGPYSMGQTVLEFPLNELDEIVWMPGKVKGPTN